The region GGAGACGAGCGGAAAGCCTCAACGCCCACCTGCTGCAAAGTCATGAAAGCGACGGCGGTGATTCCCACGATGAGCGAAACGTCGGCGCCCACCTGCCGGGCAACACGGGCGGCCACGTCCTGAATTTGCGAGGTCAGCTCCAGGCTCGGCGGCGCACTTTCCGACGCCACATAGTCGAGAACCGCTCGTTTGACATCGGGCCAGTAACGGTGACCATAGAGGAACCAATGCGATGAATCAATCTGGGTGCTTAATAGATAACTCCCATCGAGGAAAAGTTTCCGCACAAGTGCCGGCAGATCCGATGCCCCGGAAAGCGCCCGCTGGAGTGCCAGCGGGAAAAAGTAATGCCAGATGCGCGTCGCGTTGCGATCCACTTCGTGGATGGCGGGGCTCAGGCTATCCAGGATGGCCGACCACGCCTCGTCATCATGGCGATTAAGAAAGGCGAGAAAGAGTGCCTCATTCTCCGCCTTCATCGCTTCGCTCCTCCTTGCCCGCTCGCCCCCTCAGCAGAGAGGCGAGCAGCGAGGTAACTCCTCTGGAAATAAAGGCACACATTTTAGCCGTATCCTCATCGCTTGCTCAAGCGAGGTGGCCCGTCAGCATTCACCTTCTTCCCGGTGATGACGCTTCCAGCTCTCATTAGCATGTGATGATCCACTACCGCAAGACCCTCGAACGACTAGGGCAAATAGGGCAGGACGTCCCTGCCCTGGACGAATTTCCGCAACCCCTCTTCGACGGCGGGCCGTCTCACCAGCTCGCAAAAGAGCGCGATCTCTTCTGCCAGTTCCCGCTCCGGTAAGGGTTTCATGAAACGCTTGGCCGTCGCCCGTGTCGTTCGATCAAACTTTTTCATTTGACGGGCGAGGGAGCGGGCAACGACAAGGGATTGGCCGGGAGCCACCACTTGACTGACCAGCCCGAGCGCTTGGGCTTTCACTGCGTTGATGCTTCTTCCGGTCAGAAGGAGATCACGAATAACGCCGTTGCCCACGTCGCGCCTGAGACGAGGAATGCCTCCGAAGCCGGGAATGAGACCGAGCCTCAGCTCGGGAAAACAAAACCGCGTCATCTTGTCGGCGATAATCAGATCGCACGTCAACGCGAGTTCCCAGCCGCCGCCAAACGTGACTCCATGAACGGCAGCAATGGTCGGCACCGGAAGCTGATCGAGCGTGTTGAACACCCAGTGCACCCTTTCCAGGAAGGAACGCACTCCCGCTGCTCGTTCTTCCGGCGTCAGGCCTTGCATCCTTTCGTATAACTCGTGCAAATCCGCGCCGGCACTGAATCCGCAGGGAAGCGTGCTGTGGAAGATAATAGCCTCCACATCCGTTTCCAGCACTGACCACGCGGTCATTAACTGCTCCAGCTCGCCGAGCATAAGCGTCCCGATCTCGTTACACGGCGGCCTGTGGAGCGCCACTTCGAGCACACCTTCGATGACTGACCACGACAGTGCTTGACCCTCAAAACTGGTCACACCAAGGCCCTCCAGAAAATACGGCATCGGGGGTGTGAAATCTGCCCCCCAGAGGATTCAACAGCGGCTTGCAGCTCAGCTGGCGAGACTACCGCTTCAGGTGTTCGAGCAATGCCTTCCATCGCTTCCAGGCTTCATCGCGAGCCTTCTTGTTGGCCGGAGCGGCCTCAGGCTCTTCACCCGTGCGCATGAACCCGTGTCCCGCCCCCTCGTAGGTGACGGGCTCATAGGTCTTACCGAGCGCCTTCATCAGCTCAGCCGTTTGAGGAATCGTCGCGTTGACGCGGGCATCGTTGCCTCCGTAGAAGCCGTACACGGGACAGGCGATTCGGGACAACTGTTCCCGGTCGTTTGGTGCCGTTCCATAGAAGACGTAAGCGGCGGCCAGCGAGGGACGGACCGTGGCGAATCGGAACGCCTGCGATCCACCCCAGCAGAAGCCCGCAACGGCGACCCTCCCGTTGCACGCCGGGAGCTTCGCCACATAGTCGGCTACGGCATTGAGGTCGGCCATCACCTGCTCGGAAGACAGTCGAGAAATTGCTTCCCGGGCAGCGTCCTGGCTGGGGAAATCGCTCGTCCTTCCCCCGCCCGGAGCCATCCCTGAGAGAAGATCGGGCGCAATGGCTATATAGCCTGCTTCGGCAAGCTCATCGGCTACGCTTCGGACCCAATCGCTCAGGCCGCGATTCTCGTGAATCACCACAACCGCTGGCGCCTTCTCCTTCACTTCCGGGTAAACAAGGAAGGCATGGACGGTTCGAGCACCATATTTGACGGCGACCCACTCCTGGTGCCGGGGGGATTTCTCCAGGCGCCGGAGGGCGAAATCTTGCGTCCCGCCTGGAAATGTGGTGCTGAGAATCGCCATCACGGCAACGACGGTTGGTTTGATCATGGTGTTCTTCCTCCTCGGTCATTTTTGAGCAAATGAGTGCATGGCCAGAGGGTCGAGCCCTCAACGCATTCCGACCGCCTTCCTCAACGCCACAAGAACTCCCGGATCAGTCCATTTTGGCGATGATCTGCTCGGCGATCTCCGTCAGGCCGCGCACCAAACTTTCCCGATCAAACCCCGGAGGCGGGATGACGATTCGTGACACGCCGAGTTCTTGAAATCGTCGGACCTGATCGAGCGTCAGAGGGCCGGTTGCGCCCACGGTGATCTCGATCTCGTCGGCATTTCTGCCGATCTTCTGACATTCGTCGCGCATCGCAGCGAGCAAGTGTAACAAATCCTCGCGCCGTGACCGACCGGGGAAAAACCCGTCACCCAGTCGGGCAGCGCGACGGGCGGCGTTCTCCACGTGCCCGCCCACGATAATGGGTACGCCCGGCTGT is a window of Blastocatellia bacterium DNA encoding:
- a CDS encoding 2Fe-2S iron-sulfur cluster-binding protein, coding for MKAENEALFLAFLNRHDDEAWSAILDSLSPAIHEVDRNATRIWHYFFPLALQRALSGASDLPALVRKLFLDGSYLLSTQIDSSHWFLYGHRYWPDVKRAVLDYVASESAPPSLELTSQIQDVAARVARQVGADVSLIVGITAVAFMTLQQVGVEAFRSSPGTVTLSPRFHEQPPDEIVRRRKQPERQSLTDILRGRKFYTVTFDERLDDATFRVIHGQELTTGAYRDKPYYTWHDPRCKEGEGPIPVQCRSASCGTCWVGVLAGAENLSPVGRLEAMRMKVFGYIESDEPRPLIRLACQAQAYGRATI
- a CDS encoding enoyl-CoA hydratase/isomerase family protein, with the translated sequence MTSFEGQALSWSVIEGVLEVALHRPPCNEIGTLMLGELEQLMTAWSVLETDVEAIIFHSTLPCGFSAGADLHELYERMQGLTPEERAAGVRSFLERVHWVFNTLDQLPVPTIAAVHGVTFGGGWELALTCDLIIADKMTRFCFPELRLGLIPGFGGIPRLRRDVGNGVIRDLLLTGRSINAVKAQALGLVSQVVAPGQSLVVARSLARQMKKFDRTTRATAKRFMKPLPERELAEEIALFCELVRRPAVEEGLRKFVQGRDVLPYLP
- a CDS encoding dienelactone hydrolase family protein; the encoded protein is MIKPTVVAVMAILSTTFPGGTQDFALRRLEKSPRHQEWVAVKYGARTVHAFLVYPEVKEKAPAVVVIHENRGLSDWVRSVADELAEAGYIAIAPDLLSGMAPGGGRTSDFPSQDAAREAISRLSSEQVMADLNAVADYVAKLPACNGRVAVAGFCWGGSQAFRFATVRPSLAAAYVFYGTAPNDREQLSRIACPVYGFYGGNDARVNATIPQTAELMKALGKTYEPVTYEGAGHGFMRTGEEPEAAPANKKARDEAWKRWKALLEHLKR